One genomic region from Candidatus Omnitrophota bacterium encodes:
- a CDS encoding response regulator codes for MTGKRAGQRRVLLIDDEPEFVQLIKMRLESHHYDVLTAADGAEGVRAALREQPDVIILDVMMPMRDGFEALPQLKRHAETRGIPVIMLTARVEHRAMRQAQEGQASDYLIKPVESNELLAAIARQLPAGG; via the coding sequence ATGACAGGAAAACGAGCGGGCCAACGGCGGGTTTTGCTCATCGACGATGAGCCGGAGTTCGTCCAGTTGATCAAAATGCGATTGGAATCCCACCACTACGACGTCTTGACCGCCGCGGATGGAGCGGAAGGCGTGCGCGCCGCCCTGCGGGAACAGCCAGACGTGATTATCCTGGATGTCATGATGCCAATGCGAGACGGGTTTGAGGCGCTGCCCCAGCTGAAACGGCATGCGGAAACGCGCGGGATTCCGGTCATCATGCTGACCGCCCGAGTCGAGCACCGCGCCATGCGTCAAGCCCAAGAGGGTCAGGCGAGCGATTACCTGATCAAACCCGTCGAGTCCAACGAGTTATTGGCGGCGATTGCGCGGCAGCTTCCTGCAGGTGGATGA
- a CDS encoding PAS domain S-box protein encodes MSLYPRAIRRTAELSAALRQLRAQRLALDKFAVITETDAQGRILSVNNQFCLVSQYTREEVLGKDHREVVGSGHHPKAFWRQMWDTISRGEVWRGDVKNRAKDGSLYWLDTTIVPMLGADGKPEKYLAIRVLITDRKRAEEQLGRLAAIVESSEDAIISTTLEGIVTSWNRGAERLYGYTAEEMLGGSVACTIPPGRSAERGVILERVMRGESTNAFETIRMRKDGRRIQVSLTVSPVKNAEGAIIGASAIVRDITEHKRLETLKDEFVSTISHELRTPLAIIREGISLILDHVPGPLNEKQQRVMITAQSNIDRLARIINDLLDMSRLESGQTELKKERIDVAALIQEALATFQARASQRGLVLKASLPPSPLYAYADRDKAIQIITNLVSNALKFTAQGHVEVSVQSQEGHIVCAVADTGRGISKEDLPRVFSKFQQFGRTPGAGEKGTGLGLAIVKSLVELHGGTIWVESQANQGTTFTFTLPVYSAEVILAPYVEQGIRAAEEHSMRLSLLTVTVPSLNGLPPMVPREGIEDVERTMKEHMRCRGDTIIRIPEGIAVLLEECSQSRVAQLRARLVQMLQQLPADASSPGAVWTIGCATYPDDTKQPRALIVRAMRRAADPALVDRRSLARNAAET; translated from the coding sequence ATGAGTCTGTATCCGCGCGCGATAAGACGGACCGCGGAATTGTCGGCCGCCTTGCGACAACTCAGGGCGCAGCGGCTCGCGCTCGATAAATTTGCGGTCATTACGGAAACCGATGCCCAGGGGCGCATCCTGTCCGTGAACAATCAGTTCTGCCTCGTCAGCCAATACACACGAGAGGAGGTCCTCGGCAAAGATCATCGGGAGGTGGTCGGTTCCGGGCACCATCCCAAGGCGTTTTGGCGTCAGATGTGGGACACCATCAGCCGCGGTGAGGTGTGGCGTGGGGACGTCAAGAACCGCGCCAAAGACGGCTCACTGTACTGGCTGGACACCACCATCGTTCCCATGCTCGGAGCCGACGGCAAGCCAGAAAAGTATCTGGCGATCCGCGTGCTCATCACCGACCGCAAGCGCGCTGAAGAGCAGCTCGGCAGGCTGGCGGCGATTGTTGAATCGTCTGAAGATGCGATCATCAGCACCACGCTTGAGGGTATCGTCACCAGCTGGAATCGCGGAGCAGAGCGGCTCTACGGCTATACAGCCGAGGAAATGCTGGGCGGCTCGGTCGCCTGCACCATTCCTCCGGGCCGTTCGGCAGAACGCGGCGTGATCCTCGAACGGGTCATGCGAGGAGAAAGCACGAACGCCTTTGAGACGATCAGGATGAGAAAAGACGGCCGCCGTATTCAAGTCTCCCTGACCGTTTCGCCCGTGAAAAATGCGGAGGGGGCGATCATTGGAGCCTCGGCCATCGTGCGAGATATCACCGAACACAAACGCCTGGAAACGCTGAAGGACGAATTTGTCAGCACCATCTCGCACGAGCTGCGCACGCCGTTGGCGATTATCCGAGAGGGGATCAGCCTCATACTCGATCACGTGCCTGGGCCGCTCAATGAGAAGCAGCAGCGGGTGATGATTACGGCGCAGAGCAACATCGACCGGCTCGCGCGGATCATCAATGATCTGCTGGACATGTCTCGGCTGGAATCAGGGCAGACCGAATTGAAGAAAGAGCGGATCGATGTGGCGGCGTTAATCCAAGAGGCGCTGGCCACGTTTCAAGCTCGGGCAAGCCAGCGCGGGCTCGTGTTGAAGGCGTCACTGCCGCCGTCCCCCCTCTACGCGTATGCGGATCGTGATAAAGCCATCCAGATCATCACCAATCTGGTCAGCAATGCGCTGAAGTTCACCGCGCAGGGCCATGTGGAGGTCTCGGTGCAGTCCCAGGAAGGACATATCGTCTGCGCGGTTGCCGATACGGGTCGGGGCATCAGTAAGGAGGATCTGCCGCGGGTCTTCAGCAAGTTCCAGCAGTTTGGCCGCACCCCGGGTGCCGGCGAGAAAGGGACCGGCTTAGGCCTGGCGATTGTCAAATCCTTGGTGGAGTTGCATGGCGGCACGATTTGGGTGGAGAGCCAGGCGAATCAGGGCACGACCTTCACGTTCACGCTGCCGGTGTATTCAGCCGAGGTGATCCTCGCCCCCTATGTTGAGCAGGGTATTCGTGCCGCAGAAGAACACAGCATGCGGCTCTCATTGCTGACGGTGACCGTTCCTTCGCTCAATGGGTTGCCACCGATGGTGCCGCGTGAGGGGATCGAAGATGTGGAGCGCACCATGAAAGAACACATGCGATGCCGCGGCGATACCATCATTCGGATCCCAGAGGGAATCGCGGTGTTGCTAGAGGAATGCAGCCAAAGTCGTGTTGCGCAGCTCCGCGCGCGTCTTGTCCAGATGCTGCAACAGCTGCCAGCGGACGCGTCGTCCCCAGGTGCCGTGTGGACGATCGGCTGCGCGACCTATCCTGATGATACGAAGCAGCCGAGAGCCTTGATCGTCCGAGCCATGCGCCGAGCAGCCGATCCCGCGCTGGTCGATAGGCGGTCCCTCGCAAGGAATGCTGCGGAGACATGA
- a CDS encoding helix-turn-helix domain-containing protein: MTQPPNFSIHEAAQWLGVSARTVYRLSQSGRLPGFKVGNQWRFSQELLERWAADQVTMGWLKRGVSARSLRRPTAGEEPT, from the coding sequence ATGACACAGCCACCGAACTTTTCAATTCACGAAGCGGCCCAATGGCTCGGCGTGAGCGCGCGAACGGTCTATCGGCTCAGCCAATCCGGGCGGCTTCCCGGCTTCAAAGTCGGCAACCAGTGGCGATTTAGCCAGGAGCTCTTGGAGCGGTGGGCGGCCGATCAGGTCACGATGGGCTGGCTGAAACGCGGCGTCTCTGCGCGGTCGCTTCGGCGGCCCACCGCCGGGGAGGAGCCGACATGA
- a CDS encoding response regulator translates to MARVLIVDDDTAVRELVYDALSAKGHQVLAAGSGPQLFELLKTQRADLILMDVSMPKTSGQELAKKLRTLDDAVPIVMLRAPSDPELTVDDRECIRCRETLLKEPAEAFLVGVERILAAMSTSANRAGTPTAGVKATILTVDDDEAARKMAKLIFERRGFRIIQAASGEEALKVLETERPKVVLLDLTMPGMDGLMTLKKIKAGHPAVPVIIVSGRGENDTVREALRAGAYDFVTKPFSIEYLESTVMTKLLVGLEGGAA, encoded by the coding sequence ATGGCGCGCGTCTTAATCGTCGATGATGACACCGCAGTGCGCGAGCTCGTCTACGACGCGCTCAGCGCGAAAGGCCACCAGGTCTTGGCCGCCGGCTCCGGCCCGCAGCTGTTTGAGCTGCTCAAGACGCAGCGCGCCGACCTCATTTTGATGGACGTGTCGATGCCGAAGACCTCCGGCCAGGAGCTGGCCAAGAAGCTGCGCACGCTGGATGACGCGGTGCCGATCGTCATGCTCCGCGCGCCGTCGGATCCGGAGCTGACGGTCGATGACCGCGAGTGCATCCGCTGCCGCGAAACACTCCTGAAGGAGCCGGCGGAGGCGTTCCTCGTCGGGGTGGAGCGAATCCTCGCCGCGATGAGTACCTCGGCGAATCGCGCCGGCACCCCCACGGCCGGCGTGAAGGCGACGATCCTCACCGTTGATGATGATGAGGCGGCTCGCAAGATGGCCAAGCTCATCTTCGAGCGGCGGGGTTTTCGGATCATCCAGGCCGCCTCAGGGGAGGAAGCGCTCAAGGTGCTGGAGACCGAGCGGCCGAAGGTCGTGCTGCTGGATCTGACCATGCCGGGCATGGATGGTTTGATGACCTTGAAGAAGATCAAGGCCGGCCACCCCGCCGTGCCGGTCATCATCGTCTCGGGCCGAGGCGAAAACGACACCGTGCGCGAAGCCCTGCGGGCCGGCGCCTACGACTTTGTGACGAAACCCTTCAGCATCGAGTACCTGGAATCCACCGTCATGACCAAGCTCCTCGTGGGTCTGGAGGGGGGTGCCGCGTGA
- a CDS encoding cache domain-containing protein has product MRRLRQAHHWLTVTLPEQCSAWLLHSYRRPVGLFFGLIVLPCLIIATATYALSVALWRRQTMENLRVMARLGAEILTETLDQTLLLEQLIAAQPKIVHTFERANASPMQEALEEAVQFIPRINMIMITTLEGQVIAAVPQAPVGTNIAGYEVFQTAKRQAWQPTISGVYLRDGPAIEKVVSLSVPIRSGERVVGRLQVEQRIEEIKSWLQKIRVTPQGFLYVVDQHDQLVVFPYQLIPGKPLPVSHWPPVAHPIGEDGGTLMYRSAKTGDRWLAGVYPVGALGWRVVTTQPEQAALKTLRRVFWVLALLVLLAVALVAAVGSRWLKLHAFSLDVLKQNARLLKQLQQRRFFDQGEGPPLDNPEPQP; this is encoded by the coding sequence GTGAGGCGCCTCCGGCAGGCCCATCACTGGCTGACCGTCACCCTTCCCGAGCAGTGCTCCGCGTGGCTGCTGCACTCCTACCGCCGACCGGTCGGCTTATTCTTCGGCCTCATCGTGCTGCCGTGTCTCATCATCGCCACGGCCACGTACGCGCTGAGCGTTGCACTGTGGCGCCGGCAGACGATGGAGAACCTGCGTGTCATGGCTCGTCTGGGCGCTGAGATTCTCACCGAGACGCTGGACCAAACGCTGCTGCTCGAACAGCTCATCGCGGCTCAGCCCAAGATCGTGCACACCTTTGAGCGCGCCAATGCCTCACCCATGCAAGAAGCGCTCGAGGAGGCCGTGCAGTTTATTCCTCGCATCAACATGATCATGATTACCACCCTGGAAGGACAGGTGATCGCTGCAGTGCCTCAAGCCCCGGTGGGTACAAACATCGCCGGATACGAAGTGTTTCAAACCGCCAAGCGGCAGGCCTGGCAGCCGACCATCTCCGGCGTCTACTTGCGCGACGGCCCGGCGATCGAAAAGGTGGTCAGCCTCAGCGTGCCGATCCGCAGCGGCGAGCGCGTGGTGGGGCGGCTGCAGGTGGAGCAGCGCATCGAAGAGATCAAGTCGTGGCTGCAAAAAATTCGCGTCACTCCGCAGGGCTTTCTCTACGTGGTCGACCAGCACGATCAGCTGGTGGTGTTTCCGTACCAGCTCATCCCTGGGAAACCGCTGCCGGTCTCCCACTGGCCTCCGGTCGCGCACCCGATAGGCGAAGACGGCGGCACGCTGATGTACCGCAGCGCGAAAACCGGCGACCGCTGGCTGGCCGGCGTCTATCCTGTCGGCGCGCTGGGGTGGCGCGTGGTGACCACGCAACCTGAGCAGGCGGCCCTGAAGACGCTGCGCCGCGTCTTCTGGGTGCTCGCCCTCCTCGTCCTGCTTGCGGTGGCCCTGGTGGCGGCGGTCGGATCGCGGTGGCTGAAGCTGCACGCCTTCAGCCTGGACGTGCTTAAGCAGAACGCGCGCCTCCTGAAGCAGCTGCAGCAGCGTCGGTTTTTTGATCAGGGCGAAGGCCCGCCGCTGGATAATCCGGAGCCTCAGCCATGA
- a CDS encoding PAS domain S-box protein, translating to MASHAYDEHLRLILENVADLIAILDKHGKRLYNSPSYRHVLGDPSALQGTDSFGEVHPEDRARLKQTFEEVIRTGAGCRSEYRFVRADGSIRYIESQSDVIKDAAGVPDKVVVVSRDITERKRAEEEIKTAYENLKAMQAELIQSEKLASIGQFAAGIVHDLKNPLGIVTTGLSLLKEMQRAGEPFGEQSAEAMALIEDSAKRATTMVHGLLSLARRDDLVLSRDDLHAVIADAVAAVRNAKVPANIQLIATPSAASASAMIHREQMQQVLINLISNAIQAMPNGGTIRVATSLSTLPQPGPAGGRRTVFLKPGDQVVHVDIADTGTGIPPEHLAKIWEPFFTTKPRGEGTGLGLAIVRSIIENHHGVIDVESTVGAGTTFRITLPLAA from the coding sequence ATGGCATCGCATGCCTATGACGAGCATCTGCGGCTCATCCTGGAAAACGTCGCGGACCTGATCGCCATCCTGGACAAACACGGCAAGCGGCTCTATAACAGCCCGTCGTATCGCCATGTCCTTGGCGATCCGAGCGCGCTGCAAGGCACCGACTCCTTCGGCGAAGTGCACCCGGAGGATCGCGCGCGCCTGAAGCAGACGTTCGAGGAGGTCATCCGCACCGGAGCGGGCTGCCGGTCTGAATACCGCTTCGTGCGCGCGGACGGCTCGATCCGGTACATCGAATCGCAAAGCGACGTGATCAAGGATGCCGCGGGAGTGCCCGATAAAGTCGTCGTGGTCTCGCGCGACATCACCGAGCGCAAGCGCGCCGAAGAGGAAATCAAAACGGCCTATGAGAATCTGAAGGCCATGCAGGCGGAGCTGATCCAATCCGAGAAACTCGCCTCGATCGGCCAATTCGCCGCCGGCATCGTCCATGATCTGAAAAATCCGCTGGGCATCGTCACGACGGGGCTCTCGCTGCTGAAAGAGATGCAGCGCGCCGGGGAGCCGTTCGGGGAGCAGTCCGCCGAAGCGATGGCGCTGATCGAAGACTCGGCCAAGCGCGCCACCACCATGGTGCACGGGCTCTTGAGCTTAGCCCGGCGCGATGACCTGGTCCTCTCCCGCGATGACCTGCACGCGGTCATCGCGGACGCCGTGGCCGCGGTGCGCAACGCCAAGGTGCCGGCGAATATCCAGCTCATCGCCACGCCTTCGGCGGCGTCGGCGTCGGCCATGATCCATCGCGAGCAGATGCAGCAAGTCCTGATTAACCTGATCAGCAACGCGATTCAGGCGATGCCAAACGGCGGGACCATCCGGGTGGCCACCTCGCTGTCCACCCTGCCGCAGCCGGGACCAGCCGGCGGACGCCGCACGGTGTTCCTCAAACCCGGGGATCAGGTCGTGCACGTCGACATCGCGGATACCGGTACGGGCATTCCGCCGGAGCACCTGGCGAAGATTTGGGAGCCGTTTTTTACCACCAAGCCCCGGGGCGAGGGTACTGGCTTAGGATTGGCGATCGTGCGCTCGATCATCGAAAACCATCATGGGGTCATCGATGTCGAGAGCACCGTCGGCGCGGGGACCACCTTCCGCATCACCTTGCCGCTGGCGGCGTGA
- a CDS encoding response regulator — MPHTILVVEDEPDLREVIVDCLKGAGYTAVSCGDGNQVLGLIRQHAPSLVILDLQLPGMNGWKLCHLIKSNPATARLLIVALSGLIEEDSGAGDTDRFDYMIAKPFDPDALLNRLRKLLKD, encoded by the coding sequence ATGCCGCACACGATTCTGGTCGTTGAGGATGAGCCGGATCTGCGCGAGGTGATTGTTGATTGCCTCAAGGGCGCAGGATACACGGCGGTTTCCTGCGGCGACGGCAACCAGGTGCTGGGCCTCATCCGGCAGCATGCGCCGTCGCTGGTGATTCTTGATCTGCAATTGCCGGGGATGAACGGCTGGAAGCTCTGCCACCTCATCAAGTCGAATCCAGCCACGGCGCGCTTGCTCATCGTGGCCCTCAGCGGCTTGATCGAGGAAGACAGCGGCGCAGGAGACACGGACCGCTTCGACTACATGATCGCCAAGCCCTTCGACCCCGACGCGCTCCTCAACCGCCTCCGCAAGCTGCTGAAGGACTAG
- the msrB gene encoding peptide-methionine (R)-S-oxide reductase MsrB yields the protein MRRAAWTRVGLAVGIGAAAVAAAHVVRAREAQSMDPSKPRAHSGESCALPVSDAELRKRLTPEQYRVVRENGTEAPFANPYWNNRRPGLYTDVVSGEPLFASSDKFDSSTGWPSFTKPVHPGAVVEVSDASHGMDRTEVRSKNANSHLGHVFTDGPGPSGLRYCINSASLRFIPLEELEQRGYGAYRALFGPSNSEAR from the coding sequence ATGCGGCGCGCAGCATGGACACGCGTAGGTCTGGCCGTCGGCATCGGCGCGGCGGCGGTGGCCGCAGCGCACGTCGTGCGAGCGCGTGAGGCCCAGTCGATGGACCCCTCCAAACCACGCGCGCACTCCGGTGAGTCGTGCGCGTTGCCGGTCAGCGACGCGGAGCTGCGCAAGCGCTTGACACCGGAGCAGTATCGCGTGGTCCGCGAAAACGGCACCGAAGCGCCCTTCGCCAATCCCTATTGGAATAACCGCCGGCCGGGCCTGTATACGGATGTCGTCAGCGGCGAGCCGCTGTTTGCCTCCTCGGATAAGTTTGATTCCAGCACGGGCTGGCCGAGCTTCACGAAGCCGGTGCATCCGGGCGCGGTGGTCGAAGTCTCAGACGCCAGCCATGGGATGGATCGCACCGAGGTCCGTTCGAAGAACGCCAACTCGCATCTGGGCCATGTGTTCACCGACGGCCCGGGGCCGAGCGGCCTGCGCTACTGCATCAATTCCGCGTCGCTGCGGTTCATTCCGCTGGAGGAGTTGGAGCAGCGCGGCTACGGCGCCTACCGCGCCCTGTTCGGGCCATCGAATTCCGAAGCGCGCTAG
- a CDS encoding DoxX family protein codes for MDMIKGRGAVGLLIVRVVAGLAFVQHGWPKFQHAFNWMGPDSSMPGILQALAACSEFLGGFALILGLLTPLAAAGIACTMLVAIGLVHLPHGDPFVGQGGRSYELAAVYLSTMIALLLLGPGSLSLDARLLRKKR; via the coding sequence ATGGACATGATCAAAGGGCGTGGAGCGGTGGGATTGTTGATCGTGCGCGTGGTGGCGGGTTTGGCATTCGTCCAGCATGGCTGGCCAAAGTTTCAGCACGCCTTCAACTGGATGGGGCCTGACAGCTCGATGCCGGGGATCTTGCAAGCGCTGGCGGCCTGCTCGGAGTTCCTCGGCGGATTTGCCTTGATCCTCGGCTTGCTGACCCCGCTGGCCGCCGCCGGCATTGCGTGCACGATGCTCGTGGCGATCGGCCTCGTGCATCTGCCGCACGGCGATCCGTTTGTGGGGCAGGGCGGGCGATCGTATGAATTAGCCGCGGTCTACCTGTCGACGATGATCGCGCTGCTCTTGCTCGGCCCCGGCAGCCTCTCGCTAGATGCGCGCCTGCTGCGCAAGAAACGCTAA
- a CDS encoding DUF1059 domain-containing protein yields the protein MGKVLACKDVGVDCDFVIHGKDEADVLRQAAEHAKGCHQNVQMTPAVQTAIRAAIKDEGSSCCGGSSCH from the coding sequence ATGGGCAAGGTGCTGGCGTGCAAAGATGTCGGGGTTGATTGCGACTTCGTGATTCACGGCAAGGATGAGGCGGATGTGCTGCGGCAAGCTGCCGAGCACGCCAAGGGCTGCCACCAGAACGTGCAGATGACGCCGGCGGTCCAAACCGCGATTCGCGCCGCCATCAAGGACGAAGGCAGCTCCTGCTGCGGCGGCTCCTCCTGCCACTAA
- a CDS encoding DNA-directed RNA polymerase, with the protein MFQERGSGGFGGGGYSDRPREMHKAVCADCKQECEVPFKPSGDRPIYCKSCFSKRKSTR; encoded by the coding sequence ATGTTTCAGGAACGAGGAAGCGGGGGGTTCGGCGGTGGCGGATATTCGGATCGTCCCCGTGAGATGCACAAGGCCGTCTGCGCCGACTGCAAGCAGGAATGCGAAGTGCCGTTTAAGCCAAGCGGCGACCGCCCAATTTACTGCAAGAGCTGCTTCTCGAAGCGAAAAAGCACTCGCTAG